In Arachis stenosperma cultivar V10309 chromosome 1, arast.V10309.gnm1.PFL2, whole genome shotgun sequence, one DNA window encodes the following:
- the LOC130960996 gene encoding uncharacterized protein LOC130960996, which produces MCVLTENVAPAPPPIGNVANTEEPAPVNLEPLDKARKNKKKMPKRPQVEPDEINISQTAPTAPTAEVPGTDEPAPMNQATTQAPNAQPPSAAPKFRPKQSVRRPQGHPMQPNQPSHNVQPQPQAQGLQQNSHAVSNETLAAASPGTSARLFQFIPTPGMKPPPKKQ; this is translated from the exons ATGTGTGTGTTGACCGAAAATGTTGCTCCTGCCCCTCCCCCTATAGGGAATGTGGCTAATACTGAGGAACCTGCACCTGTTAACCTGGAACCTCTT GACAAGGCtaggaaaaacaagaaaaaaatgcCAAAGAGGCCGCAGGTAGAGCCAGATGAGATAAACATCTCACAAACTGCCCCAACAGCCCCAACTGCAGAG GTTCCAGGAACTGACGAACCTGCTCCAATGAACCAGGCCACAACTCAGGCTCCAAATGCTCAGCCCCCTTCTGCAGCTCCAAAGTTTAGGCCCAAACAGAGTGTCAGAAGGCCCCAAGGACATCCAATGCAGCCCAACCAACCGTCTCACAATGTACAACCCCAACCACAAGCACAAGGCTTACAACAAAACTCTCATGCAGTCTCCAATGAAACTCTGGCAGCAGCTAGCCCTGGGACCTCAGCAAGGCTATTTCAGTTCATTCCAACTCCAGGAATGAAGCCTCCACCAAAGAAACAGTGA
- the LOC130943777 gene encoding uncharacterized protein LOC130943777 encodes MAMKARESSSRTVEESSEGGKNLCWSPILGSTGSMGEMANQGQKRFVAPRCHCGTYAILFQSSTAGNPNRLFFGCSYFKTASPHCKYFAWLDEYIVSCSYKADGKENGVVERLKTMEERLEALELKIAKQDIGKTVGGNTKCRSLTSFLIGIAVTVVISAIYSG; translated from the exons ATGGCTATGAAAGCCAGAGAATCTTCGTCACGAACCGTGGAGGAAAGTAGTGAAGGTGGGAAGAATTTGTGCTGGAGTCCGATTCTGGGTTCCACAGGGAGTATGGGGGAAATGGCAAACCAAGGCCAGAAAAGATTTGTAGCACCGAGATGTCATTGTGGCACATATGCAATATTGTTTCAATCTAGCACTGCAGGAAATCCGAACAGGCTTTTTTTTGGTTGCTCTTATTTTAAG ACCGCATCTCCACACTGCAAGTACTTTGCTTGGCTTGATGAATACATAGTGTCATGTTCATATAAAGCTGATGGCAAAGAAAATGGCGTGGTTGAAAGGCTGAAGACGATGGAAGAAAGATTGGAAGCACTGGAACTGAAGATTGCGAAGCAGGATATTGGAAAAACAGTTGGAGGAAACACGAAATGCCGAAGCTTAACCAGTTTTTTAATTGGAATTGCAGTTACAGTtgtaatttcagcaatttacagTGGATGA